The following are encoded in a window of Manihot esculenta cultivar AM560-2 chromosome 8, M.esculenta_v8, whole genome shotgun sequence genomic DNA:
- the LOC110620112 gene encoding probable xyloglucan endotransglucosylase/hydrolase protein B, producing MASHMWTLPLALLLMVSATMGAAPRRPVAVPFGRNYMPTWAFDHIKYFNGGSEIQLHLDKYTGTGFQSKGSYLFGHFSMQIKLVPGDSAGTVTAFYLSSQNSEHDEIDFEFLGNRTGQPYILQTNVFTGGKGDREQRIYLWFDPTKEYHSYSVLWNLYQIVFFVDDVPIRVFKNCKDLGVKFPFNQPMKIYSSLWNADDWATRGGLEKTDWSKAPFIASYKGFHIDGCEASVEAKFCATQGKRWWDQREFQDLDAFQYRRLKWVRQRFTIYNYCSDRSRYTTLPPECSRDRDI from the exons ATGGCTTCTCACATGTGGACTCTGCCTCTGGCTTTGCTGTTAATGGTTTCTGCAACTATGGGAGCTGCCCCAAGGCGGCCTGTGGCTGTGCCATTCGGCAGAAACTATATGCCTACATGGGCATTTGACCATATTAAGTACTTTAATGGAGGCTCTGAGATTCAGCTTCACTTGGACAAATACACTG GCACTGGTTTCCAGTCGAAAGGATCGTACTTGTTTGGCCACTTCAGTATGCAAATAAAGTTGGTTCCTGGGGATTCTGCTGGAACTGTTACTGCTTTCTAT CTATCGTCTCAAAACTCAGAGCATGATGAGATAGACTTTGAGTTCTTGGGGAACAGGACAGGGCAGCCTTATATTTTGCAAACAAATGTGTTCACCGGAGGTAAAGGAGACAGAGAACAGCGGATTTATCTCTGGTTTGATCCAACCAAAGAATATCACTCCTACTCTGTTCTCTGGAATCTCTATCAGATTGT GTTCTTTGTGGATGACGTGCCAATAAGAGTTTTCAAAAACTGCAAAGACTTGGGAGTAAAGTTTCCATTCAACCAGCCTATGAAAATATACTCGAGCCTGTGGAACGCAGACGACTGGGCGACAAGAGGTGGACTAGAGAAGACAGACTGGTCCAAGGCTCCATTTATAGCCTCCTACAAGGGTTTCCACATCGACGGCTGTGAGGCGTCAGTGGAAGCCAAGTTCTGTGCGACTCAGGGAAAGAGATGGTGGGATCAAAGGGAGTTTCAGGATCTTGATGCCTTCCAATACAGAAGGCTCAAGTGGGTTCGCC
- the LOC110621542 gene encoding uncharacterized protein LOC110621542 encodes MGNHISCVHIRPDPPVETIKLIKSDGLVKIYDRPIHVSELLVEYPKHLVCRSDSFYIGQKIPALSENDQLQLGHKYFLLPKHCFQSVLSFVTIASFVNTSSQPPSSSSSSRDSRNALLKKAATCQPFDIQKSPSGCLRIRVSDEFISQLMEQDKIKESEQDDSSSKSRSRICTTPQLQKDYRLLVASRQWKPKLDTIKEKEKRKLSSFGMKRRKKSQSKGNQKGTHKTSELHLHAASTKSSSKAKIKIKLRK; translated from the coding sequence ATGGGCAACCACATCTCCTGCGTGCATATCCGCCCTGACCCACCGGTGGAGACTATTAAGCTCATCAAATCCGATGGGCTGGTGAAGATCTACGATCGACCCATACACGTATCAGAGCTGTTGGTGGAGTATCCGAAGCATCTGGTGTGCCGCTCGGATTCTTTCTATATAGGGCAAAAGATCCCGGCTTTGTCTGAAAACGACCAGCTTCAGCTTGGACACAAGTACTTTCTCCTCCCTAAACATTGTTTCCAGTCGGTTCTATCATTTGTTACCATCGCCTCCTTTGTCAACACTTCCTCCCAGCCCCCCTCGTCATCTTCCTCTAGCAGAGACTCAAGAAATGCGCTCCTAAAGAAGGCTGCCACTTGCCAACCCTTTGATATACAAAAATCTCCATCTGGGTGCCTGAGGATACGCGTGTCTGATGAGTTTATATCGCAACTGATGGAACAAGACAAAATCAAGGAGTCTGAGCAAGATGATAGCTCAAGTAAAAGCAGGAGCAGAATATGTACCACTCCTCAGTTACAGAAGGATTACAGGTTGCTAGTTGCGTCACGTCAATGGAAACCCAAGCTGGATACAataaaggagaaggagaagcgAAAGCTTTCTTCATTTGGAATGAAGAGAAGGAAGAAATCTCAATCTAAAGGAAACCAAAAGGGAACTCATAAAACATCAGAACTCCATCTTCACGCAGCATCAACAAAATCTTCTTCAAAAGCCAAGATTAAGATCAAATTAAGAAAATGA